The Pseudanabaena yagii GIHE-NHR1 genome segment TTGGGCTTCGAGGATGCGGTCTTGTTTGAGAAGGAGATCGGCAAGAGCACGATAGTCTTTTTCAATTGTAGAGAGGTAAGATTTCTTTTCTTCTTTTGTTAGTCCAATGATATCTTTGCGGATGGTTTCGCGCACATTGACGGATTGTTTGTAAAAGAGAATAGCAAGTTCAGGCTGGTTTAATTTTACAAACAATTCCCCAAGATTACTGAAAGATTTTCCTTCGCCAGCACGATCTCCTATTCTCTTTTTAATTGATAGAGATTTCTGAAAATAATCAATTGCTTTCTGATATTGACCTGTTGCAGTATGAGCATTACCTAGATTATTAAGTAATTTTCCTTCTTGCGTGCTGTCATTATTTTTTCTAACAATAGATAAGGAAGCTTGATAAGATTTAATTGCCTCTAGATGCTTACCTATGGCAGCATAAGCATTACCAAGATTATTGATTGAAGCTGATTCGCCTATAGAATTCCCAATATTTCTGAATATCAGCAAAGACTGCTCAAAATATTCAATTGCTTTTGAGTAATTTTCAAGAACATTGTAAACATTTCCAAGGTTATTTAGTGAATTGCCTTCACCATTTTTATCCCCGATTTGTTTTTTAATAACTAAAGATTGCTGATAAAAATCGATTGCTTTTTGATATTGACCTATTGCTTCATATACATTACCAAGACTATTCAGTGATTGCCCTTCACCATTTTTATCCCCAATTTGTTTATATATATCTAAAGATTTCTGGTGATGCTCAATTGATTTTTGATACTTCCCAAGAGAATTATATGCAAAACCAAGATTACTAAGCGCACTTCCTTCACTTCTTCGATCACCGACTTCTCTAGCAATGTCTAAGGATTTTTGGTAAAAATCAATTGCCTTCTCATACTGTCCTAGACTATTGTAAGTACTGCCGATATTACTAAGTACACTTCCTTCACTTCTTCGATCTTTTATTTCCCTTGTGATTGCTAAAGATTGCTGATAAAAATCATTTGCTTTTTGGTACTCTCCAAGATATGTGTATGCATTACCTAAATTATCTAGTATTTCTCGTTCATCGAAAGGATCTCTGATTTGCTTTTTGATAGCTAAAGATTGTTGATAAAAACTAATTGCTTTTAGGTAATCCCCAATATTCTTGTATGAACTGCCCAGATCACTGAGTAAAATTGCCTCACTATTGCGATCTCCGATTAGCTTTACGATTTCTAAGGATTGCTGATATAAGTCAATGGCTTTCTGATACTGTCCGAGACTGCTATATGCAAGTCCTAGACTACGGAGAGATATTGCTTCCCCATTGCGATTTTTAATCTCTCGATAGATCCCTAAAGCCGATTCCCATACTTGAATAGCTTCTCGATAGCGACTGGTTCGATATAACTGAGCGCCTTGTTTGAAAAGTCGAGCTGCTTCTGCTTTGCGATCTTGCACTGTTTGCGTTTGGACACTTTCAGCGATCGCGATCGGCATCGGTAAACCAGACAACAAAGCCGCGATCGCGAGACTGATTAACCTATTCATCACCAAAACCCTCACAGTGACATCACAATCTGCAAGCTTTCACTACAAAGCATAAAGCTATCTTCTCCCAACCAAGTGGGCATTACAAAAAATTTAACCAACGTTAATTCTCTTTATTCAACGCCGCTTCAATCTGACTAATTCGCACAGCATAATTCGCAACCCCACGACCACGCCGATCCTTTCCACCTCTCGCATGGAGACCCACAATCTGATAAGCACCATCAATCTTTGTAATCAAAGCCGAACCAGAAGCGCCGGGGTTCGTATCGCAATCATGAACTAACATTCCCTCGCTCTCTCCTAACACACTACATTCCATATGCACACCTGCGGTATAACCCTTACCTGCTGACAGATCATGATATACCTTAGGATCAGGATAATCACCTGAATATCCCGCCACAGAAATGCGATTCTTATATTGTTGAAGTACTGATAGAGGAACCGATCGCCATTTGAGAAACCCATACTTCTCTCCCAAAGGCTTATTCAACTGTAAAACCGCCCAATCACTCTCTGGCTCATTATCGGGTTTATGGGTTCCTGACCAAACATTTTTGACGATCGCCACATCATTGCGTGTGCGTAGCCTGCCATTGATTAAATTAGGCAAAAAGAACATCTTAGGAAATAGCTTATCCTTCTCATACAGACAATGGGCATTGGTCAACACTAGCGCTTTGCTAATTAATGTGCCCGTGCAGGAATACTCTCTATCATCCTTCCCAATCATGATGATCTTGCCCACCGTAGACCAAGGATACTCACGGCTGAGCATCGGTAAGCGCTGATCTTTACCAATAATCGCCCGATCGCGTCCTATTGGTGATGTAGACTCACTTAATTTTGGGGGGACAAAGCCATCAGGATCAGATGCGATCGCCTTGAGAGATGTACTTTGGGTTGGTGCGATCGCCTCTTTGGGTAACAAACCTGAGAGGGTCTGAGCTGCAAGGGGTGCATAGGTGGTACATAACCAAGCGATCGCCATTCCTAACAGAAACCCTAACCAAACTTTCCATTTTTTAATTTTCATAGTCTTAACTAAACCTCTTTACTTTACATTTTGAGTAGCATGGTCAGTGCTGTTAATTAAATTACCTATGGCTTCGACTCCGCTCAGCCAACGTTAGCTTCGACTCCGCTCAGCCAACGCTAGCTTCGACTTCGCTCAGCTAGCTGAGCGGAGTCGAAGCTAGCTGCCTTTCTTTGGTGGGACATTTTTTATCCGCAAGAGCCTTAGCACCCATCTCACCCTCTACTACTGCGTTATAAACCATTACCGATCGCAAAAAATGCTGACCAATAGTTGGGATGTTTATATTGTGGGGATCGAATTAGCGCTATTTGCGCTCTTCTCAAGGCTTCGGCGATCGATACATTTCCTTTTTGGAGTTCACCATAAAATACATCCATGAGCGCCTGCGTCCCTTCATCACTGACCTGCCACAAAGAAGCGATCGCCACCCTTGCACCTGCGGACTGCATTTGATAGCCCAAGCCTAAAATTTCAATTCCATTGCCTAACTTGTTACCAATACCAGTTTCGCAAGCACTGAGGACAACCAGATCGACATTCTTTAATGACCAGTCTTGAATATCACGAATCGTAGCTTTATCGCCATTGCCAAAGAGAATAAAGGAATCTTCAGGCTTCTCTGTCGAGAGAAATCCGTGAGTGGCAAGGTGCAAAATTGTATAGGAATTCGCCTTGGTTGCCGTCGTGGTTTTAGTAAAATCAGATTCCAGTAATGTGGTCGTATTCGCAAAGCGGGCGGCAATCTTTTGGACTTCCGTTAAAGTTGCAGGTAAACCATTAAATCCTGAGCGTTTGTCACCATCTTTGCCCCCAAAGGCTCCTGCTAAAACATGGGGTGGAGCAATTGGCTTGAGATTAAATCCCGTAAGGGATTCGGCAGTGATGTTGTTAATGCGATATTTCTCAATTAGCCATTGCTTACCATCGTAAAGCGCCGAAAGAGGAATATAGCGCAACTGTCCGTCAGGAGCGTAGATAATCGTATCAATTTTTAGTTGATTGAGTTCTGCTTCAAAGGGTTTGATAATTGCTTTATATAACTTCTGAGCAGGTTCTTTGACATCCTCTGAGCCTTTATCCTTGAGTCCCTCACGAAAATCAGCAACTAATCGAATCAGTTCTTCGCGTTTCAGATTAACTGTGCGTCGAATGGGCGGAGTGTTCGCCGAAACTAATACTAGTTCTAAGCGATCATCGAGAATTAATGGATAAAGCATCACCGCACTGGGTAACTGTGTGAGTACTTCGCGTTGGAGTTTGCGATAGCTGGCGAGGTTCACATTTTGCTGCTGCTCAGTACGACGGATTTCATCGGTTAGTTTTTTGATTTCAGGACTGTTGAGAAAGGAATTAAATTTTTCATTTTGAGACTGTTCAGCCTGCACGAGTTGGGTGAGCCGCTTCTGTTCTCCTTCCGTGATATTACCTTCACGATCTTTCTTCTGAAGAGAATTGAGTTCACTCGCAAGCGTAATAATGCTCTGTTCCGATGGCTGAAGGTCAACACCTTGTTGGGTTTGAGTATTGCCCTGTACATTATTGAGATAGCTACTCAGTTCTTGCACTTTGAGTAAGTCGAGCACCTGTTGGGCTTCGAGACTACGGTTTTGTTTTAGCAGCAGATCCGCAAGATTGCGATAGGTATATTCGACTGTGGACAGATAGGATTTTTGTTCCTCTGTACTCAGCCCACGCAGATCTTTACGAATAGATTCTCTAATATTGATGGATTGTTTGTAGTAGAGAATAGCGAGTTCGTCTTTATTGAGCCTGCTAAAAGCTAAACCAAGATTGGAAAGTGTCCTGCCTTCACTCTCACGTTCACCAGTTTGACGGGCGAGTTCTAGGGATTGCTGGTAATACCCGATCGCTTTTTGGTACTGCTTCATATTGTTGTAGGCAGTGCCCAAATTATTGAGGGCAAGTCCTAAACCATTGAGATCACCTAGTTGTTTGTTAATTTCCAAGGCTTGTTGGTAATACTCAATGCCTTTTTGATACTGTCCAAGATTATTGTAGGCAAGCCCCAAATTTAGGAGTGCCACGCCTTCGCCATTACGCGCCCCAATTTGTCTTTTAAGATCTAAGGATTGCTGGAAAAACTCGATCGCTTTTTGGTACTGACCGATCTTGTTGTAGACCGTACCAACATCACTGAGAAAACCTGCTTCACCACTGCGATCACCGATTTGCTTACTAATCGCTAAAGCTTGTTGGTAGAAATCAAGGGCTTTTTGAGATTGCCCTAAAAGACTATAGACATAGCCTAATTCATCGAGAGCGCCTGATTCACCATAGCGATCGCCAATTTGTTGTCTAATCTCTAAGGTTTGCTGGAAAACCGCGATCGCTTTTTGGTATTGTCCTAGCCTGTAGTAAGCACCACCTAGACCATAGAGTGCGGCGGCTTCTCCATAGCGATCGCCGATTTGCTTCCGAATGTCCAAGGATTGCTGGAAAAACTCAATCGCTTTTTGGTACTGCCCCAATCTGCTATGAGCATCGCCTAAAGTGCTGAGTGAACTGCCGACACCAGCGCGATCGCCAATTTCCTTCCTAATTTCTAAGGCTTGCTGAGCAAAATCAATAGCCTTTTGATATTGTCCTAAACTGCTGTAGGTAATGCCCAAATTATTGAGCGCTAGCGCTATCCCATTGCGATCTCCAATTTGCTTTTTGATCTCTAAAGCCTGTTGATAGAAATCAATCGCTTTTTGGTACTGGCTAATGTTGCCATATCCCGCACCTAAATTATTGAGCGCAAGGGCAATCCCATAGCGATCGCCGATTTGTTTATAGATATCTAGGGCTTGTTGGTAGAGTTCAATTGCCTTGGGATATTGTCCTAAGTTGTTGTAAGAAGTCCCCAAATTGTTCAGGGCAAGCGCAACACCATAGCGATCGTTAAGTTCCTTTCTAATATCTAAGGCTTGCTGATAAAATTCAATCGCCTTTTGGTACTGACTCAGACTAGTGTAAACAGTGCCCAAATTATTCAGAGCCAGCCCTAGTCCATAGCGATTATTGGCTTGTTTATAAATCTCGAAGGCTTGTTGATAAAAGTTAATGGCTTGTTGGTACTTGCCAAGATTTTTATAGGCATTGCCCAATCCGATCAGAGAATCCCCCTCTCCCACGCGATCGTTAGCTTGCTTCTTGAGGACTAGAGCCTGTTGAAACATATCAATTGCTTTTTGATATTGTCCAAGATCGTTGTAAACATTGCCCAGACTAATTACTGCACGAGCCTCTCCCTTACGTTCACCGATCTGCTGTTTGATCGCTAAAGCTTGTTGATAGAACTCAGCCGCTTTTTGGATTTGCCCTAAACCTTTGTAAGCATTACCAATATTGTTGAGTGCATCGCCTTCATAATTTCGATTCTGTTGCACTCGATATAGATTTAGAGCCTTTTGCCAAGACTCGATCGCTTCACGATACTGACCTTGATTATACAACTGATTCCCTTGCTCATAAAATTTCTCCGCTTCAGCTTTACTGTCTTGCTGCACCTGTGCCTGAGCATTTGGGCTAATTAGCGTTTGCACAGGCAAACCCAACAACAATGTGGTAATTGCGATCGCACTGAAGTTTTTACGCATGGCTATAAAATATCTTGATTACTAAGTTATGTTTGGCACTTTTACATTTGGCACTTGATTGATAAAACTAGGACTTAAGCATCGAGTGGATATAGCGCGTGCTTCGCCCGCGCCATATCCACTCAAAACCCAGTAAATTCGTTAGCATTGCGTAAGTCCTAAAAACTTTAAAAAGTTAAGTTATCTAATTAAAGAGTTTGACGAAAATCTTAGTCTCAGGTTTCTTGAAGGATGTGATGCTATCTGACAGGCTTGACTGATACGACAACCATAATTTTGCATTCACTCGATTCCTCAAGTGTCAATATACCACGCCTATATTTTGGTGATTATTTAGCAACAAACATTATTAACTGATATTACGTGGAACTCAGATGATGAATTTCTTGCTGCTAGCCTAGCAGGGCAACCAAGGGGGGATGGCGACTACCTGAATAATTTAAATTTTGGTTAGGGGCTGTGCCCCCGTGCCAGCCCCGATCCTTCAATATCGCAGGATTCCTTCCACGTAACATCAGTTAACTAATTGATAACAGAGCGCCTAGAAAGTTACTTTCGTCAGTTATGGAACCTGTGGTATCTGCACCACGCAAATCTGCACCACGCAAATCTGCCCCGCGCAAATCTGCCCACTTTAAATCTGTATATTGCAAATTTGCACCACGTAAATCTGCGCCACGCATATTGGCATATTGGAAGTTTGTATGACTGCAATTACTACCATTTAAAGCCACACCGCTAAAGTCTACCTGCGGTAATTCCATTTCAGCGAGATAAGCCCCGCGCAAATCTAAACCTGCAAAGTTACGTTGTCCAGTTTGATATTGAATGAGTAATGCATTCGCGTTAATAGCGCCAGCATTAGCGATCGCATCTGTTCCCAATGGAACTATTGAATTACTACGCGGTGGTTCAATTGACCATCCATTCTGCGAAGTATGTTGAGCATTGCGATCGCCTAATTTCTCGATAATTCTTAAGACTCCTATGATTTGTCCGTTAGAGTCATGAACGAGAACCGTAGACATACTGATGCTAATCCAACTACCATCTCGAATTTCAATATCCATATGTACCCGATCAAGGGGTTTACCAGCTAAAGTATCAAGAATTGCGGTTTGTAAGTCTGGTACTTGTGCTGCATTGGGATAACCCACGATCGCTAAAGTATTTAAGGCAAAGAGTTTTTCAGCGGCGGCATTGCAGAGCAGGATTTTTCCTTCGGGACTAATGATATCGATCGCGACAGGGACAGATTTGATTACTGCTCTTAAAAGTTCATTTGTCCGTTGGAGGCTTGATTCTGCTTCACCCCTTTCACTAATATCAATGCATACACCGTCAGCTATGACTTTGCCTAACTCTGTATGATAGTAGCGTGCGATATTTTGTACCCATTTTACCTCTCCCGAAATGGCAATAATCCGAAACTCATGGCGGAAAGTGGCAAGTTTATCAAATCCAGCCTTAATCAGCGCTTTGAAATGATCCAAATCTTCAGGATGAATGAAATCTAGTAACTGATAAGGATTAGAGAGGATATATCGAGGAGCAATGCCTACTAAATCGATTAATCCATCACTAATAAATGGAATAGAAATGCTTCCATCAGAGTTCATCGCTAGACGATAGATGGTTGCGGGCATACTCGACGCGATCGCATCCAGTCTGATTTTACTTTCCTGTAATGCTGATTCTGTGCGTTTGCGTTCGGTAATGTCACGGGAGTTAATCACTAAGCCTTGGACATTAGGATCTTGCAAAAGATTACAGCAAACTGACTCTAGATAAACCCAATCACCATTGATATGTTGATAGCGCATCACAATTGGGGTGGATACGGACATCTCATCGACTGATTGCGCGAGAAAACTTTGAAAAACTGGCAAGTCTTCAGGATGAATGAATTTCACAAACTTCTTGTCGATCACATCTTCAGGCATATAGCCTAGGGCTTTAATGATGGCAGGACTGCAATAGTGAATTGTTGTATCAATATCAAGAATATTAACGATATCTGAAGAATGCTGCATCATCGCCCGTAATTTGGCTTCATTACGGGCAAGACTGCGAGAAATTCGTCTTTGTTCTTCTCTTTCTACGCGAATCTGACGATCCATGAGATTGAGTTTGGCATTCATTTCTGCAATGCGAATCTCTAAACGTTGATGGGACTGTTGGAGCTTTTCTACTTCCTGTTTACGTTGGGTGATGTCTTGAATCCACCAGCGCATTCCAATTACTTTTCCATCAAGGGCACGGATGCTAATGATCGTAAAGCTAGCATCAAAGGGTTGCCCCGTTGGAAATTGCATCCGAAAGTCTAGGCTTTTAATGTTTTGTCCGCGTTGAAGCTGCCCGATCAGGCTTTGAAATTGATCTTTGTAGGATGGATAGACAAAGTTCTCTAAGTTTTTGCCAATGGGATGCGAACCAAACATCAATGTTGCAGCTCGGTTAGCTTCGGTGATATCCCCATTGGCATCGGTGACAAAATAGCCATCGGGGGCGAAGTCAAAAAGTTCACGATATCGATCTAGTTCCCCTGCAAGCGATCGCTGTGAAATTTCTAGTTCTGTTAAGCTAGATTGCAGAACATGAAGTGCATTTTTTAAGGAAATGTTTTTTACTTCAATTTCGGTAGGAGTTGATACGGGTGATGTTGCAATATGCTCTAGATCATGCAGTTGCTGAATCGAGGTTGCAAGCAATTCGAGACAAAGGTGCATTCCCATATACAATCCATGTGTGAGTCAGGCTTCTAAGTCTTATATCTTAACATAGGAATATTCGAGTTGTTTTCCCACCGCGAGCAGGGAAACAACTCTGTACTTCACTTTTGATTATAGATAATTCAAATAAGAACTACAGCTTCGACTTCGCTCAGCTAGCTTACACCGATGGCTGAGCGGAGTCGAAGCCCCTCTGCAAATTATTTAAAACAACTATATTTGAGATTGTGTGTCCTTTCGAGAAAGCACTCTCTCAAAACATTCAGAATTGCTATCGTAAAAGAAGAACCCAATTTTTGATAGTGCGACAAAGCCGCACCATCAAAAATTGGGTTCTTCTTTAATTGCGGAACGCTAATATAGCAGTTCTAAATAAGGTAAAAGAGGCTTCGACTCCGCTCAGCCAACGTATATAGATGGCTGAGCGGAGTCGAAGCCCTATTTTTTATTTGAATTATCTATAACTTCATTAAGGATGTGTAAGAAAATCAAGAACCGAATTTTAGTGGTGTAGCGAAGCTACACCACTAAAATTAAATCGCAGAATTCTTAATGTGAATTAACGCTTCTAGGTGCTTTCTTTTGTGGTTTGCTTGGAGACTTGCTGGGTGATTGTGATGATGGCTTAGTGGTAGGATTATGCTCCCTTTGTCCACGTCGCGGTTGATGTTTTGATTGTCTTCCCAGTTGAATAGGCTCAGGTTTAGCACGAGGGTCGGGATCGAAACCAGCGATGATTTCTTGAGGTAGCGATCGCTTAATTAATTTTTCGATATCTGAGAGGAACTTACGCTCATCCACACATACCAATGAAATCGCCTCACCGACAGAACCAGCGCGACCTGTGCGTCCGATACGATGCACATAGTCCTCTGGCACATTAGGCAATTCGTAATTGACCACATGGGGAAGTTCGCTAATATCCAAGCCCCTCGCTGCGATATCGGTCGCAACTAAGACTTGCAAACTGCCATCCTTAAATTTACCGAGCGCACGGGTACGGGCGGCTTGACTCTTATTACCATGAATCGCCATCGCCACAATGTCATCTTGATGCAATTGCTTAACTAAGCGATCGGCTCCATGTTTGGTACGGGTAAAGACTAAGACCTGATACCAGTTGTGAGTTTTGATCAAATGGGTCAGTAGTTCCCGCTTGCGATCGCGATCGACAGGAAAAATTCTCTGGGTGACTAAATCCGAAGTTGCATTTTGACTAGCGACTTCAACGAGCACAGGCTGATTGAGCAAAGTACTGGCAAAGGCTTTAATCTCATTGGAGAAAGTCGCTGAAAACAATAGGTTTTGGCGTTGCTTGGGTAATAGAGCCAGAATCCGACGGATATCACGAATAAAGCCCATATCTAACATGCGATCGGCTTCATCTAATACCAAGATTTCTACCTTGGATAGATCTAGTCGTCCTTGCTGCACATGATCGAGCAATCGTCCGGGGGTTGCCACCAAAATTTCTACCCCACCTCTGAGGCGATTAATTTGGGGATTAATATTCACGCCGCCATAAATCACCATTGAGGTGAGGGGCAGATGTCTACCATACATCCGCACACTTTCTTCGACTTGGGCGGCAAGCTCACGGGTGGGGGTGAGGATTAAAGCTCGAATGGGGATCTTGCCCGTTGGCGATCGCTTGACGACCTTTTGCGAGAGTAAATGCAAAATAGGCAGGGTAAATCCTGCGGTTTTGCCAGTACCTGTTTGAGCACCAGCTAGTAAATCCTGACCTGAGAGGACAACGGGGATCGCTTGAGATTGAATCGGTGTGGGCTTGGTATAGCCGCGTGCAGTAACGGCACGGACAATTTGATCGGACAAGCCTAAAGCAGAAAAGGACATAGAACTCCAACTTTTTGACGTGGTCTGTCGCTGTTAGCGTTGCCATTTGATAGTCGTACCAATTCTTAGAGTTTTACGGCAGTTCTAAGAATCTAAAACCTTACAGAAAAATTAATCAGGGGGATTTTAAAGCTTCAACAGGAATGCTCCCATTGTTGAAATTGGTGTTAGACGGATTCAGAGACAGAAATATGTAACTTCTAGCAGTATCAATAATTGGGAGCCGATACCGTAGGTCTTGATCTTAGCAGAGGTTCGTAATTTGTAGTTGTAATCGGTGAATGCGATTTTTAGGTGATGGGAGATAGCTTGCTTATTTTAATTAGAGCCTGCGTGAGTTCTTCTAGTCGAATGGGTTTACTAATGTAATCATTCATCCCCGCATCTAAACAGGACTCGCGGGCATCCCCGATCGCATGGGCGGTCATCGCAATAATCCATGGCTGATGTTTGGACTGAATACGAATGATTTGGGTAGTAGTAATGCCATCCATTTCAGGCATTTGCATATCCATGAGAATGACATCATAGAGTTTTTGCTTGAGCATATCTAATACTTCCATGCCATTGTTAGCGATATCTGCATAACAACCAAGCTTTTTGAGCATAAAGAGTGCTAATTTCTGATTTACCTGATTATCTTCAGCTACTAAAATCTGTAAAGATGATGGATGAGCATTGGCGATCGCTAATTTGGCATTTTGATAGGGAGAAGTAACGACGACGGGTAATTCCGATTTCTTCAGTGAGATGGTGAAGTAGAAGATAGAACCCTCAGTATTAGGGGTAACTCTGCGTAATTCCCAATCTAAAGGAGGATTACCACCGATATTGCTATCGCTCTCGACCCAAATTGTCCCTCCCATCAGTTCTACTAAGCGTTTGCAAATAGCTAACCCCAGTCCCGTACCGCCATACTTGCGGCTAATCGAGGAATCCGCTTGAGAGAATGGTTGAAATAGTTTGACTAAGCGATCGCGATCGATGCCTATTCCTGTATCCGCAACGGCAAAGGTGAGTTCATAGGTACTCTGATTGTCAGGGTCTCGACCGCTGACCGTGATTGCAATATTACCTTGCTGCGTAAATTTAATGGCATTACTAATCAGATTTAGCAAGATTTGGCGTAGACGCGAACTATCGCCCATCAGCGTATGCGGTATATCATCACTTACCTGATAGCTAAGGTTAATTGCTTTATCCCTTGCTTGTCCATTCAAGAGATTGCATACCGATTGGACACTATTTTTAACAATAAATGGATGTTCTTCTAACTCCAGCATTCCTGCTTCAATCTTAGAAAAGTCCAGAATGTCATTTAGGAGTGTCAACAAAGCATCACTGCTGTATTGAATAGTCTGTACTAAGTCTTTTTGTTCCTCAGTGAGTTCAGTCATGGCAAGTAACTGTGTCATCCCCAGCATCCCGTTCATCGGTGTGCGAATTTCATGGCTCATGTTGGCAAGAAAAGCACTTTTAGCTCTGGTTGCAGCTTCTGCCTCTTCCTTGGCTTTAGCGAGAGCGATCTCAGCAGCTTTGCGATCGGTAATATCGCGAATCAAACCAACTCGAATCAGTTTCTCTCCATCTTGAATGAATGATTCCGATAGTAATGCAGGAAATAGACTGCCATTGGAGCGGCGCATCGAGATCTCGGCTTCGATCGCATAGTTTTCAAGTGATGGCGCAGTGACCAAAGTTTGTAGATATGGCTGCCCCAGAATATCCATCGGTTTCCCAATTAGATCCTTCCCTTCAAGGTTGCAGATTTGCCTAAGAGAGTCATTAATAAACAGTAAGTTCCCATTTAGGTCAGCGATATAAATGCTATCTTTGGCACTTTGCATCGCATGGTTGAGAATGCGTACCTGCTCCTCTGCTTGCTTGCGATTAATGACTTTAGAGACAGTAGCAGGCAAGATTTTGAGATATTTGAGGTCAGGATCTTTGATCAAATAATC includes the following:
- a CDS encoding CHAT domain-containing protein is translated as MNRLISLAIAALLSGLPMPIAIAESVQTQTVQDRKAEAARLFKQGAQLYRTSRYREAIQVWESALGIYREIKNRNGEAISLRSLGLAYSSLGQYQKAIDLYQQSLEIVKLIGDRNSEAILLSDLGSSYKNIGDYLKAISFYQQSLAIKKQIRDPFDEREILDNLGNAYTYLGEYQKANDFYQQSLAITREIKDRRSEGSVLSNIGSTYNSLGQYEKAIDFYQKSLDIAREVGDRRSEGSALSNLGFAYNSLGKYQKSIEHHQKSLDIYKQIGDKNGEGQSLNSLGNVYEAIGQYQKAIDFYQQSLVIKKQIGDKNGEGNSLNNLGNVYNVLENYSKAIEYFEQSLLIFRNIGNSIGESASINNLGNAYAAIGKHLEAIKSYQASLSIVRKNNDSTQEGKLLNNLGNAHTATGQYQKAIDYFQKSLSIKKRIGDRAGEGKSFSNLGELFVKLNQPELAILFYKQSVNVRETIRKDIIGLTKEEKKSYLSTIEKDYRALADLLLKQDRILEAQQVLDLLKVQELSNYLRTVRGNNQTSQGVDLQRPEQNIIAYANELNQLQQKDREGKLNETEQQRLSQLVQSERDQNKQFNAFLDSPQIKKLITELRRNEDNQNVDIAKYRRLQKDLLSQFPNAVLLYPLILDDRLELVILNANTSPLRRTVNIKREQLNQLIIDLRAELQDSGSEDVKQTSQKLYSILIKPFENELSQLKINTIIYAPDGILRYIPLAALYDGKQWLVEKYRVNNITAESLTAFNSKAIANPRIFAGAFGGKGGEIRSGFSGLPASIPEVQKITSLFPNTTSLIEKDFTKKVTADRANSHTILHLATHGELLVGTPEDSFIVFGNGEKVTIGELKDWDLKNVDLVVLSACQSGLGSKLGTGIEVLGLGYQMQAAGARVAIASLWTVDDAGTQALMDAFYTELKKGNLSVVEALSRAQISLIKSDKYNHPRFWSAFFAIGNGL
- a CDS encoding trypsin-like serine peptidase — protein: MKIKKWKVWLGFLLGMAIAWLCTTYAPLAAQTLSGLLPKEAIAPTQSTSLKAIASDPDGFVPPKLSESTSPIGRDRAIIGKDQRLPMLSREYPWSTVGKIIMIGKDDREYSCTGTLISKALVLTNAHCLYEKDKLFPKMFFLPNLINGRLRTRNDVAIVKNVWSGTHKPDNEPESDWAVLQLNKPLGEKYGFLKWRSVPLSVLQQYKNRISVAGYSGDYPDPKVYHDLSAGKGYTAGVHMECSVLGESEGMLVHDCDTNPGASGSALITKIDGAYQIVGLHARGGKDRRGRGVANYAVRISQIEAALNKEN
- a CDS encoding CHAT domain-containing protein, with the translated sequence MRKNFSAIAITTLLLGLPVQTLISPNAQAQVQQDSKAEAEKFYEQGNQLYNQGQYREAIESWQKALNLYRVQQNRNYEGDALNNIGNAYKGLGQIQKAAEFYQQALAIKQQIGERKGEARAVISLGNVYNDLGQYQKAIDMFQQALVLKKQANDRVGEGDSLIGLGNAYKNLGKYQQAINFYQQAFEIYKQANNRYGLGLALNNLGTVYTSLSQYQKAIEFYQQALDIRKELNDRYGVALALNNLGTSYNNLGQYPKAIELYQQALDIYKQIGDRYGIALALNNLGAGYGNISQYQKAIDFYQQALEIKKQIGDRNGIALALNNLGITYSSLGQYQKAIDFAQQALEIRKEIGDRAGVGSSLSTLGDAHSRLGQYQKAIEFFQQSLDIRKQIGDRYGEAAALYGLGGAYYRLGQYQKAIAVFQQTLEIRQQIGDRYGESGALDELGYVYSLLGQSQKALDFYQQALAISKQIGDRSGEAGFLSDVGTVYNKIGQYQKAIEFFQQSLDLKRQIGARNGEGVALLNLGLAYNNLGQYQKGIEYYQQALEINKQLGDLNGLGLALNNLGTAYNNMKQYQKAIGYYQQSLELARQTGERESEGRTLSNLGLAFSRLNKDELAILYYKQSINIRESIRKDLRGLSTEEQKSYLSTVEYTYRNLADLLLKQNRSLEAQQVLDLLKVQELSSYLNNVQGNTQTQQGVDLQPSEQSIITLASELNSLQKKDREGNITEGEQKRLTQLVQAEQSQNEKFNSFLNSPEIKKLTDEIRRTEQQQNVNLASYRKLQREVLTQLPSAVMLYPLILDDRLELVLVSANTPPIRRTVNLKREELIRLVADFREGLKDKGSEDVKEPAQKLYKAIIKPFEAELNQLKIDTIIYAPDGQLRYIPLSALYDGKQWLIEKYRINNITAESLTGFNLKPIAPPHVLAGAFGGKDGDKRSGFNGLPATLTEVQKIAARFANTTTLLESDFTKTTTATKANSYTILHLATHGFLSTEKPEDSFILFGNGDKATIRDIQDWSLKNVDLVVLSACETGIGNKLGNGIEILGLGYQMQSAGARVAIASLWQVSDEGTQALMDVFYGELQKGNVSIAEALRRAQIALIRSPQYKHPNYWSAFFAIGNGL
- a CDS encoding PAS domain S-box protein, with protein sequence MGMHLCLELLATSIQQLHDLEHIATSPVSTPTEIEVKNISLKNALHVLQSSLTELEISQRSLAGELDRYRELFDFAPDGYFVTDANGDITEANRAATLMFGSHPIGKNLENFVYPSYKDQFQSLIGQLQRGQNIKSLDFRMQFPTGQPFDASFTIISIRALDGKVIGMRWWIQDITQRKQEVEKLQQSHQRLEIRIAEMNAKLNLMDRQIRVEREEQRRISRSLARNEAKLRAMMQHSSDIVNILDIDTTIHYCSPAIIKALGYMPEDVIDKKFVKFIHPEDLPVFQSFLAQSVDEMSVSTPIVMRYQHINGDWVYLESVCCNLLQDPNVQGLVINSRDITERKRTESALQESKIRLDAIASSMPATIYRLAMNSDGSISIPFISDGLIDLVGIAPRYILSNPYQLLDFIHPEDLDHFKALIKAGFDKLATFRHEFRIIAISGEVKWVQNIARYYHTELGKVIADGVCIDISERGEAESSLQRTNELLRAVIKSVPVAIDIISPEGKILLCNAAAEKLFALNTLAIVGYPNAAQVPDLQTAILDTLAGKPLDRVHMDIEIRDGSWISISMSTVLVHDSNGQIIGVLRIIEKLGDRNAQHTSQNGWSIEPPRSNSIVPLGTDAIANAGAINANALLIQYQTGQRNFAGLDLRGAYLAEMELPQVDFSGVALNGSNCSHTNFQYANMRGADLRGANLQYTDLKWADLRGADLRGADLRGADTTGSITDESNFLGALLSIS